A region of Cucumis melo cultivar AY chromosome 2, USDA_Cmelo_AY_1.0, whole genome shotgun sequence DNA encodes the following proteins:
- the LOC103492202 gene encoding dihydroorotate dehydrogenase (quinone), mitochondrial, with product MVVMASRKLIRDAICKGAVSRLFQGARHWSSASETIHKIPHTSKKGRLLTGATIGLVIAGGAYVSTVDEATFCGWLFSATKLVNPLFALLDPEVAHRLGVLAAARGWVPREKRLDPPILALEVWGRNFSNPLGLAAGFDKHAEAVDGLLGLGFGFVEVGSVTPVPQDGNPKPRVFRLRGEGAIINRYGFNSEGIVVVAKRLGAQHGKRKLDESSSTSPSSSDDVKQGGKAGRGILGVNLGKNKNSEDAAADYVQGVHTLSQYADYLVINVSSPNTPGLRVLQGRKQLKDLVRKVQEARDEMQWGEEGPPPLLVKIAPDLSKEDLEDIAAVALALRLDGLIITNTTVSRPEPADNNPLAAEAGGLSGKPLFNLSTNILKEMYILTRGKIPLVGCGGISSGEDAYKKIRAGATLVQLYTAFAYGGPALIPQIKGELAECLERDGFKSIQEAVGADCR from the exons ATGGTGGTTATGGCTTCTCGAAAACTAATAAGAGATGCTATCTGTAAAGGGGCGGTTTCACGTCTCTTCCAAGGCGCAAGGCACTGGTCTTCTGCTTCTGAGACCATTCATAAGATCCCTCACACTTCTAAGAAG GGGAGATTATTAACCGGAGCCACTATAGGCCTAGTGATAGCTGGAGGAGCATATGTGAGTACTGTGGATGAAGCAACTTTCTG TGGTTGGCTATTCTCTGCCACAAAACTGGTGAACCCCCTTTTTGCCCTTCTTGACCCTGAAGTTGCACATAGGCTAGGAGTCTTAGCAGCAGCTCGGGGTTGGGTTCCAAGGGAGAAGAGGCTTGATCCACCAATTTTAGCACTTGAAGTTTGGGGAAGGAACTTTTCAAATCCCCTAGGTCTTGCTGCAGGCTTTGATAAACATGCTGAGGCTGTTGATGGTCTTCTTGGATTAGGCTTTGGCTTTGTGGAGGTCGGTTCTGTGACACCTGTTCCACAAGATGGCAATCCAAAGCCTCGTGTTTTCCGATTGCGTGGGGAAGG AGCTATCATTAATAGATATGGCTTCAATAGTGAAGGAATTGTTGTAGTTGCAAAGAGGTTGGGTGCCCAGCATGGAAAAAGAAAGTTAGATGAAAGTTCAAGTACTTCACCTTCCTCTAGTGATGACGTCAAACAGGGTGGTAAAGCTGGTCGTGGGATTCTTGGAGTTAATCTCGGAAAGAACAAGAATAGTGAAGATGCTGCTGCAGATTATGTGCAAGGAGTTCATACATTGTCTCAGTATGCTGATTACTTG GTTATTAATGTTTCATCACCCAATACTCCTGGATTGCGTGTGCTTCAAGGTAGGAAGCAATTAAAGGACCTTGTTCGAAAG GTTCAAGAAGCTCGGGATGAAATGCAATGGGGTGAGGAGGGACCTCCTCCACTTCTGGTGAAAATAGCCCCCGACTTGTCCAAAGAAGACCTCGAAGATATAGCAGCT GTTGCCCTAGCCCTCCGTTTGGATGGATTG ATTATAACAAATACAACTGTTTCAAGACCGGAGCCTGCTGATAACAATCCATTGGCTGCTGAAGCTGGTGGATTAAGTGGGAAGCCTCTCTTCAACCTATCCACCAATATCTTAAAGGAGATGTATATTTTGACCAGG GGGAAGATTCCTTTAGTTGGCTGTGGTGGCATTAGCAG TGGTGAGGATGCTTACAAGAAAATACGAGCTGGAGCAACTCTTGTTCAACTTTATACAGCATTTGCTTATGGTGGGCCTGCCTTGATTCCTCAGATAAAG GGGGAGCTTGCTGAATGCTTAGAAAGAGATGGTTTCAAGTCTATCCAAGAAGCAGTTGGTGCAGATTGCAGATAA
- the LOC103492522 gene encoding putative disease resistance protein RGA3 — protein MAESILFSLAANIATKLGSFPLQELGLLWTGFHEELDKLKDTLSAIQAVLLDAEQKQYNSYAVKEWVSRLKDAFYDIDDLMDEFSYESFKRQVMTKHRSNTTKQVRIFFSESNQIVFRLKMGHKIKRVREKLDTISKDKAQFNLSENTREIRNDETAKRPETCSFLLEGEVIGRDDDKKGIVHFLLDTNITKENVAVVAIIGMGGLGKTALAQSVYNDMKENKHFDLTMWVCISEEFDVKLIVENIIESLTKKRPESNLQLETLQSMLREKIDGKKYLLVMDDVWNDNRTKWISLKAFLMGGAKGSRILITTRTHQVAHTSDTVLSHDLSELDKDNSWELFRKMAFSNESEVLENSKLVLIGKEIVAKLKGSPLAIRVIGSYLYSKRSEKDWLSFKNNEFGTIMQHENEIQSILKISFNHLSSNLKQCFTYCALFPKDREIQKDYLIKQWMAQGFIQPQNKKTMEDVGDDYFKELLGRSFFQDIRKNKWGEIKKFKMHDIIHDLACFLVENECVLANNDTKSIDKRTRLVSISAAFVSNTRWEVVKESLIEAKNLRTLNYAGDKIEIDLSNHLRLRTLNLEYRHYYLDIHKCIGKMKHLRYINISSCRIDFLPKVVTKLYHLETLILRGCLQLSELPSDIKNLINLRHLDIKDFKHVWRHMPRGMGSMTTLQTMNLYVLGENKGGELSEFNGLINLRGSLSIRELQFCKPIGLENAKYLEEKSGIQKLELHWDTLERKLSKIDDEDEKVLECLKPHPNLQKICIEGYRGVKLCNWFSFGYRGSLVTIKLCECEKLQHLPRFDQFPFLKHLHLEDLPNIEFIDNKNSISHSLTTFFPSLEKLSIIHLPKLKEWWKGEFIDQTISFPTIFQHLFELKINFCPQLGSIPKHGPLHSLDISDISSQLFELVMEMATTNIIVGSQDSSSSATTSLSSLSISCMDFEFLQLHDLFSNMTHLKSLVIRNCRNIKTLMSSSLDGVIWKGLGSLRTLILNSIPELEYLPKGLQYVTTLRSLTISNCPNLVSIEGIGHLTSLSLLRIYGCPNLTSYPQEMSHLFSPLRLKIYGCPKLRGRLPTMD, from the coding sequence ATGGCAGAATCAATTCTGTTCAGCCTTGCAGCAAATATTGCAACCAAATTGGGTTCTTTCCCACTCCAAGAGCTTGGATTGCTGTGGACCGGTTTCCATGAGGAGCTTGACAAACTCAAAGACACTCTTTCCGCCATCCAAGCAGTACTTCTCGACGCAGAACAGAAGCAGTACAATAGTTATGCTGTGAAGGAATGGGTTTCAAGGCTCAAAGATGCTTTCTACGATATCGATGATCTGATGGACGAGTTCTCCTATGAATCCTTCAAAAGACAAGTTATGACCAAACATAGATCTAACACTACCAAACAAGTACGTATTTTCTTCTCAGAATCTAATCAAATTGTATTTCGTTTGAAAATGGGTCATAAAATCAAAAGAGTCAGGGAGAAGCTCGATACTATTTCTAAAGATAAAGCTCAATTCAATCTTTCTGAGAATACGAGGGAGATACGAAATGACGAAACGGCTAAACGACCGGAGACTTGCTCTTTTCTACTTGAAGGAGAAGTAATTGGTCGAGATGATGACAAGAAAGGTATTGTACATTTTCTATTGGATACCAACATCACAAAGGAAAATGTTGCTGTGGTTGCCATTATTGGAATGGGAGGATTAGGAAAGACCGCCCTTGCTCAATCTGTCTACAACGATATGAAGGAAAATAAACATTTTGACTTGACAATGTGGGTGTGTATTTCTGAAGAATTTGATGTCAAAttaattgttgaaaatattatAGAGTCTCTTACGAAAAAGAGACCCGAGTCCAACCTTCAACTCGAGACGTTGCAAAGTATGCTTCGAGAGAAAATTGATGGAAAAAAATACTTGCTTGTCATGGATGATGTGTGGAATGATAACCGGACGAAATGGATTAGTCTAAAAGCGTTTCTTATGGGTGGAGCTAAGGGAAGTAGGATTTTGATCACAACTCGTACTCATCAAGTTGCACATACTTCTGACACAGTTTTGTCCCATGATTTAAGTGAACTAGACAAGGACAACTCTTGGGAGTTGTTTAGAAAAATGGCATTTTCAAACGAATCGGAGGTGCTTGAAAATTCAAAGTTGGTTTTAATCGGTAAGGAGATTGTGGCAAAGTTGAAAGGCTCTCCTCTTGCAATAAGGGTAATTGGGAGCTATCTGTATTCTAAAAGGTCCGAAAAGGATTGGTTGTCATTCAAGAACAACGAATTTGGCACAATCATGCAGCACGAAAATGAAATTCAATCCATACTAAAGATCAGTTTTAACCACCTCTCATCCAATTTGAAGCAATGTTTCACCTATTGTGCTTTGTTCCCTAAAGATCGTGAGATTCAAAAAGATTATTTGATAAAACAATGGATGGCACAAGGCTTCATTCAACCACAGAACAAGAAGACAATGGAAGATGTTGGTGATGATTATTTCAAAGAACTACTGGGGAGATCATTTTTCCAAGacataagaaaaaataaatgggGAGAGATCAAGAAGTTCAAGATGCACGACATCATACACGATCTTGCATGTTTCCTTGTAGAAAATGAATGTGTGCTTGCTAATAATGACACTAAGTCCATTGACAAAAGGACTCGACTTGTGTCAATTTCGGCGGCCTTCGTTTCAAATACAAGATGGGAAGTCGTTAAAGAATCATTAATAGAGGCAAAAAATTTGAGAACATTGAATTATGCGGGTGACAAAATCGAAATCGACCTCTCTAATCATTTGCGGTTACGAACATTGAATTTGGAGTATCGTCATTATTATTTAGATATTCACAAGTGTATTGGTAAGATGAAACATTTGAGATATATTAATATTTCTTCTTGTCGTATTGATTTCCTTCCCAAGGTAGTTACAAAATTGTATCATTTGGAAACACTCATCCTTCGTGGATGTCTCCAACTAAGTGAACTGCCAAGTGATATTAAGAATCTGATCAATCTTAGGCATCTTGATATTAAGGATTTTAAACATGTTTGGAGACATATGCCAAGAGGAATGGGTTCAATGACTACCCTTCAAACAATGAATTTGTATGTATTGGGAGAGAATAAAGGCGGTGAGTTAAGTGAATTCAATGGATTGATTAACTTGAGAGGATCATTAAGTATTCGAGAATTGCAGTTTTGCAAACCCATTGGTTTAGAAAATGCTAAATACCTTGAAGAAAAGTCTGGAATTCAAAAGTTGGAATTACATTGGGACACCTTGGAAAGGAAATTATCTAAAATTGATGATGAAGATGAGAAAGTTTTAGAGTGCTTGAAACCACATCCAAATCTTCAAAAAATATGCATAGAAGGATACAGAGGAGTGAAGTTATGTAATTGGTTCTCATTTGGTTATAGAGGTAGTTTGGTCACCATAAAGCTTTGCGAATGTGAAAAATTGCAACATCTCCCTCGATTTGATCAATTTCCTTTTCTCAAACATCTTCATCTCGAAGATTTACCTAATATTGAGtttattgataataaaaattCTATTTCTCATTCATTAACAACGTTCTTTCCCTCCCTTGAGAAACTAAGCATCATTCACTTGCCTAAGTTGAAAGAATGGTGGAAGGGGGAATTCATTGATCAAACTATCTCATTTCCAACGATTTTTCAACACCTTTTTGAATTGAAGATTAATTTTTGTCCACAGTTGGGTTCTATTCCAAAACATGGACCTTTGCATTCATTGGACATAAGTGATATCAGTTCGCAACTTTTTGAGTTGGTCATGGAAATGGCTACTACGAACATTATTGTTGGATCACAggattcttcttcttcagctACTACATCATTATCTTCTCTAAGTATTTCGTGCAtggattttgaatttttacaaTTACATGACTTATTCTCCAATATGACACATCTTAAGTCTCTTGTCATAAGAAATTGCAGGAATATAAAAACATTAATGTCTTCTTCTCTTGATGGTGTTATATGGAAAGGGCTTGGAAGTCTTCGTACACTTATTTTGAATAGCATCCCCGAATTGGAGTATTTACCAAAGGGTTTGCAATATGTGACAACTCTTCGAAGTTTGACAATATCTAATTGTCCAAATTTGGTATCTATTGAAGGGATTGGGCATCTCACTTCACTATCACTATTGAGAATTTATGGTTGTCCTAATTTAACTTCATACCCTCAAGAAATGAGTCATCTCTTTTCACCATTACGTTTGAAAATCTACGGTTGTCCCAAATTAAGAGGCCGACTTCCCACCATGGACTAA